The following proteins come from a genomic window of Gemmatimonas sp.:
- a CDS encoding class I SAM-dependent methyltransferase, producing MSTTRLAKAYDEAYFDKWYRHPRHRVKSAAELARQAAFVLRTAEFVLGRPVRTVLDVGCGEGQWRAALRRHRPSVHYDGVDPSEYAVARHGARRRLQLGGIESLDTLALRDAYDLVICCGMLNYLDAVALTRGVAQVARRTGGVAYLELFAREDAFEGDTDWPAPKPARWYRDVMQEAGLLAIGMQCYVTQAARDRVSALEHIETSA from the coding sequence GTGAGCACGACGCGTCTTGCCAAGGCGTACGACGAGGCCTACTTCGACAAGTGGTATCGTCATCCGCGGCACCGCGTGAAATCGGCGGCGGAGTTGGCGCGTCAGGCCGCTTTCGTGCTGCGCACGGCGGAGTTCGTGCTGGGGCGCCCTGTGCGTACCGTGCTCGATGTGGGATGTGGTGAAGGGCAATGGCGCGCCGCGCTGCGTCGGCATCGTCCGTCGGTGCACTACGATGGTGTGGATCCCAGCGAGTATGCCGTGGCCCGCCACGGTGCGCGTCGCCGCCTGCAGCTGGGGGGGATCGAGTCGCTCGACACGCTGGCCCTGCGGGACGCATACGATCTCGTGATCTGCTGTGGCATGCTGAACTACCTCGACGCCGTCGCACTCACCCGCGGGGTGGCGCAGGTGGCGCGCCGCACCGGGGGGGTGGCCTACCTCGAGCTCTTCGCGCGCGAGGACGCGTTCGAGGGGGATACCGACTGGCCGGCGCCGAAGCCGGCGCGGTGGTACCGCGACGTCATGCAGGAGGCGGGGCTATTGGCCATCGGTATGCAGTGCTACGTGACACAGGCGGCACGCGACCGTGTGTCGGCACTGGAACACATTGAGACGTCGGCGTGA
- a CDS encoding S41 family peptidase: MSLRRVTHPMVLVPLAVVAIGGAFAGGIRYEREATRARDEWADARLLSTAIDSVRANALDSLPSDELIRRAVSGMLRELQDPYAALLRPDGYARYQGTLQGTGQGIGLVLRRDGDRYRVTRVALGSPALAAGVRAGDRILAADGVPVSAVRDTNARVGDSTRLSAQQVRLTLWRAPHGDTVDVSVQRGAWHMPAVSEQGMLADSVGYVRLATISAGAADELEEVVDGLRHRGAQALVLDLRGNAGGLFEDGVRAAGLFLPRGALVSSLMGRGGADVQPYRVRHSRWSELPLTVLVDGRTASAAEVIAAALQDHGRALLVGAPTYGKGLVQRVVRLSPELAVRLTTARWLTSRGVALERRTGKGVAARGGLAPDVLLDDASRADPAGVPVGWSASVSRRAQVVADTLAMRALRHGWANRPLPLLESHLRDSITIMAPAPRSRRAGRQATARAAYAEWLAVTTRMAMVRVLEVQRESEALLRYAVREDAALREGLDVVAPGLTLSRR; the protein is encoded by the coding sequence ATGTCGCTGCGCCGCGTCACCCACCCGATGGTTCTTGTTCCGCTCGCCGTCGTGGCGATCGGCGGTGCGTTCGCGGGCGGTATCCGGTACGAACGCGAGGCCACCCGGGCGCGCGACGAATGGGCGGATGCGCGCCTGCTGTCTACGGCCATTGATTCGGTTCGCGCCAACGCGCTCGATTCCCTGCCCAGCGACGAACTGATCCGCCGCGCCGTCTCGGGGATGTTGCGGGAGTTGCAGGATCCCTACGCGGCGCTGCTGCGACCCGACGGCTATGCCCGCTACCAGGGGACGCTCCAGGGAACGGGGCAGGGGATCGGACTCGTCTTGCGACGGGACGGGGACCGCTATCGGGTGACCCGTGTCGCCCTGGGGTCACCGGCACTGGCGGCCGGCGTGCGCGCGGGCGATCGCATTCTGGCGGCCGACGGTGTCCCGGTCTCGGCGGTGCGCGACACCAACGCACGCGTCGGCGACAGTACGCGCCTCTCCGCGCAGCAGGTGCGACTCACCCTCTGGCGCGCGCCGCACGGCGACACCGTGGACGTGAGCGTGCAGCGCGGCGCGTGGCACATGCCGGCCGTGAGTGAGCAGGGCATGCTGGCCGATTCGGTGGGATACGTGCGGCTCGCGACGATCTCTGCCGGTGCCGCCGACGAACTCGAGGAGGTGGTGGACGGTCTGCGCCACCGCGGCGCGCAGGCGCTGGTGCTCGATCTGCGTGGCAACGCGGGCGGACTCTTCGAGGACGGGGTGCGCGCGGCCGGCCTGTTCCTGCCGCGCGGCGCGCTCGTGTCCTCGCTGATGGGACGCGGCGGTGCCGACGTGCAGCCGTACCGGGTGCGGCATTCGCGCTGGAGTGAGCTCCCGCTCACCGTGCTGGTCGATGGCCGCACGGCGAGCGCGGCGGAGGTCATTGCGGCCGCGCTGCAGGATCACGGGCGTGCGCTGCTCGTGGGCGCCCCGACGTACGGCAAGGGGCTCGTGCAACGCGTGGTCCGGTTGTCGCCGGAGCTGGCGGTGCGGCTGACCACGGCGCGGTGGCTCACGTCGCGCGGCGTGGCGCTGGAGCGACGCACGGGCAAGGGGGTGGCGGCCCGCGGCGGCCTCGCGCCCGATGTGCTGCTGGATGACGCATCGCGAGCCGATCCGGCCGGGGTGCCGGTCGGCTGGAGCGCGTCGGTATCGCGCCGGGCACAGGTGGTGGCGGATACGCTGGCCATGCGCGCCCTGCGTCACGGGTGGGCCAATCGTCCGTTGCCGCTGCTGGAATCGCACCTGCGTGATTCCATCACGATCATGGCACCGGCTCCCCGGAGTCGGCGCGCGGGTCGGCAGGCCACGGCGCGCGCCGCCTACGCGGAGTGGCTGGCCGTGACCACGCGGATGGCGATGGTGCGGGTGCTCGAAGTGCAACGCGAGAGCGAAGCCCTGCTGCGGTACGCCGTGCGCGAGGATGCCGCGCTGCGCGAGGGACTGGACGTGGTGGCGCCCGGCCTCACCCTTTCGCGACGATGA
- the epsC gene encoding serine O-acetyltransferase EpsC, giving the protein MQNESPSWRDFLAARKAERQACDAPRPLRALAEEFAFRTLALLFPQFAHPSRLGALDVDDEAAHLEALLRAAITPLVPHAEGVVDTVLSRLPAVHAALVLDAEAILRGDPAAESLEEVIVAYPGFLATAVHRVAHELYLLDVPLFPRVLSEWSHRETGIDIHPGARIGTGFAIDHGTGVVIGETSEIGDRVRLYQGVTLGALAVSKKLANRKRHPTIGHDVVIYANATILGGDTVVGEGSVIGGNVWLTTSVPPRSVVQFSSRVEQRGGDDGLEFHI; this is encoded by the coding sequence ATGCAGAACGAGTCCCCGTCGTGGCGCGATTTCCTGGCGGCACGCAAGGCCGAGCGTCAGGCGTGCGACGCACCGCGCCCATTGCGGGCGCTGGCCGAAGAGTTCGCCTTTCGCACGCTCGCGCTGCTGTTCCCGCAGTTCGCGCATCCATCGCGGCTGGGCGCCCTCGACGTGGACGACGAGGCGGCGCATCTGGAAGCGCTGCTGCGGGCCGCGATCACGCCGCTGGTGCCCCACGCCGAGGGCGTGGTGGACACCGTGCTGTCGCGGCTGCCTGCGGTGCACGCCGCGCTGGTGCTGGATGCCGAGGCCATCCTGCGCGGCGACCCGGCGGCAGAGAGCCTCGAGGAGGTCATCGTGGCGTATCCGGGCTTTCTGGCCACGGCGGTACACCGGGTGGCGCACGAGCTGTACCTGCTCGACGTGCCGTTGTTTCCGCGTGTGCTGTCGGAGTGGTCCCACCGGGAAACCGGCATCGACATTCACCCCGGGGCGCGTATCGGCACCGGGTTTGCCATCGACCATGGCACCGGCGTGGTGATCGGCGAGACGAGTGAGATTGGTGATCGGGTGCGCCTGTATCAGGGCGTCACGCTGGGGGCGCTGGCCGTGAGTAAGAAGCTGGCGAACCGCAAGCGGCATCCGACGATCGGCCACGACGTGGTGATCTACGCCAATGCCACGATCCTGGGGGGCGATACGGTGGTCGGCGAAGGGTCGGTGATCGGCGGCAACGTGTGGCTCACCACCTCGGTGCCGCCGCGCAGTGTGGTGCAGTTCAGCAGCCGTGTCGAGCAGCGCGGCGGCGATGATGGATTGGAGTTCCACATCTGA